A part of Amycolatopsis lurida genomic DNA contains:
- a CDS encoding sulfate adenylyltransferase subunit 1: protein MSSLLRLATAGSVDDGKSTLVGRLLYDTKSVLADQLDAVTRASVDKGLSTPDLSLLVDGLRSEREQGITIDVAYRYFATPKRSFVLADTPGHVQYTRNTVTGASTAQLAVLLVDARKGVIEQTRRHAAVLALLGVPNLVLAVNKIDLVGYDEATFTVIAEEFAEHAASLGYERGSVLAVPVSALVGDNVAEKSDKTPWYSGPTLLEHLETVPVAPDPHDSAFRFPVQYVIRPRTADHPDYRGYAGQIAAGTVRPGDEIVVLPQGIRSRVEAIDTADGPLAEAGAGTSVTLLLTDDVDISRGDLIAAADRQPTVTDEITATLCWLSGKPLKPGARVLVKHGTRTVQALVGELHARFDEQTLSSVDDPGTLELNDIGRVTLRLAEEIGVDDYGVSPRTGAFLVIDPKDGDTLAAGLVGERFA from the coding sequence ATGTCCAGCCTCCTCAGGCTCGCGACCGCGGGCAGCGTGGACGACGGGAAGTCGACCCTGGTCGGGCGGCTCCTGTACGACACCAAATCCGTCCTCGCGGACCAGCTGGACGCGGTCACCCGTGCCAGTGTCGACAAAGGACTGTCCACTCCGGACTTGTCCCTGCTCGTGGACGGCCTGCGCTCGGAACGCGAGCAGGGCATCACGATCGACGTGGCGTACCGGTACTTCGCCACTCCGAAGCGTAGTTTCGTGCTCGCCGACACGCCGGGCCACGTGCAGTACACGCGGAACACGGTGACCGGGGCGTCCACCGCGCAGCTGGCCGTGCTGCTGGTCGACGCGCGCAAGGGCGTCATCGAGCAGACGCGCCGTCACGCCGCGGTGCTCGCGCTGCTGGGCGTCCCGAACCTGGTGCTGGCGGTGAACAAGATCGACCTCGTCGGCTACGACGAAGCGACGTTCACCGTCATCGCCGAGGAGTTCGCCGAGCACGCCGCGTCCCTGGGCTACGAACGGGGTTCCGTGCTCGCGGTGCCGGTTTCGGCGCTGGTGGGCGACAACGTGGCGGAGAAGTCGGACAAGACCCCCTGGTACTCCGGTCCGACGCTGCTGGAGCACCTGGAAACCGTGCCGGTGGCGCCGGATCCGCACGATTCGGCGTTCCGCTTCCCGGTGCAGTACGTGATCCGGCCGCGCACGGCCGACCACCCCGACTACCGCGGGTACGCGGGGCAGATCGCGGCGGGAACCGTCCGGCCGGGCGACGAGATCGTCGTGCTGCCGCAGGGAATCCGCAGCCGGGTGGAAGCCATCGACACCGCCGACGGGCCGCTCGCCGAAGCCGGCGCCGGCACCTCGGTGACCCTGTTGCTCACCGACGACGTCGACATCTCGCGGGGCGACCTGATCGCCGCCGCGGACCGGCAGCCGACGGTGACCGACGAGATCACCGCGACCCTGTGCTGGCTCTCGGGCAAGCCCCTCAAACCGGGCGCGCGAGTGCTGGTGAAGCACGGGACGCGGACGGTGCAGGCTCTCGTCGGTGAACTCCACGCACGGTTCGACGAGCAGACTTTGTCCAGTGTGGACGATCCGGGCACGTTGGAGCTCAATGACATCGGCCGGGTCACGCTCCGGCTGGCCGAGGAGATCGGTGTCGACGACTACGGCGTCAGCCCGCGGACGGGCGCCTTCCTGGTCATCGACCCGAAGGACGGCGATACACTGGCTGCCGGACTCGTCGGCGAAAGGTTCGCATGA
- a CDS encoding sirohydrochlorin chelatase, whose product MTPPLLAVAHGSRDPRSAATIRALLDVSRGLAPDLDVRESFLDLSEPLLTDALRGLYAEGHREVVVVPLLLGVAYHARVDLPALVAEATADCPGLDVRVSGVLGIDPLIETVALDRLAEAGADLDDPGLGVLLAGVGSSNVAANDAVAGITTRWHLRRGLLATPAFASAAQPDVPAAIARLRLNGAQRLAVAGWFLAPGLLPDRIARLAREADPSVIVAGALGPDPRIAGLVLDRYDVAAARLAA is encoded by the coding sequence ATGACCCCACCGCTCCTCGCCGTCGCCCACGGCAGCCGCGATCCCCGGTCGGCCGCGACCATCCGCGCCCTGCTCGACGTCTCCCGTGGGCTGGCGCCGGATCTCGACGTTCGCGAGTCCTTTTTGGATCTCTCGGAGCCGCTGCTCACCGACGCCCTGCGCGGTCTCTACGCCGAGGGACATCGCGAGGTCGTCGTGGTGCCCCTGCTGCTCGGCGTGGCCTATCACGCCAGGGTCGACCTGCCCGCGCTCGTCGCCGAGGCGACCGCGGACTGCCCGGGTCTCGACGTGCGGGTTTCCGGGGTGCTGGGCATCGACCCGCTCATCGAGACGGTCGCGCTGGACCGGCTCGCCGAGGCGGGCGCCGACCTGGACGATCCCGGGCTGGGAGTCCTGCTGGCCGGCGTCGGTTCGTCGAACGTCGCGGCGAACGACGCGGTCGCCGGGATCACCACCCGCTGGCACCTGCGTCGCGGGCTGCTCGCGACCCCGGCCTTCGCCAGCGCCGCGCAGCCGGACGTGCCCGCCGCCATCGCGCGGCTGCGGCTCAACGGCGCACAGCGGCTCGCGGTCGCGGGCTGGTTCCTCGCGCCGGGGCTGCTGCCCGACCGGATCGCGCGACTGGCCAGGGAAGCCGACCCGTCGGTGATCGTCGCCGGGGCGCTGGGGCCGGATCCGCGGATCGCCGGGCTCGTCCTGGACCGCTACGACGTCGCGGCCGCCCGGCTCGCCGCTTGA
- a CDS encoding enoyl-CoA hydratase-related protein, whose protein sequence is MADELVHYDVVGGTATITLDSPHNRNALSAQLRRELSESLDKARADDAVRVIVLTHTGPVFCAGMDLKEARGAGAGAQGVNEFPKILEQLWTSPKPVVAKLAGPARAGGIGMVAATDIAVAVHEATFAFSEVRIGVIPAVISLTVLPRLNARAAHELFLTGDTFDAKRAVEIGLLNSAVPADALDDEVARYVKALALGGPKALAATKELLSKPRPATPSEGFEAMNKLSAGFFASEEGQEGITAFAQKRKPNWVPEA, encoded by the coding sequence ATGGCTGACGAACTGGTGCACTACGACGTGGTGGGCGGCACCGCCACGATCACCTTGGACTCCCCGCACAACCGCAACGCGCTCTCCGCCCAGCTGCGGCGTGAACTGAGCGAATCGCTGGACAAGGCGCGGGCGGACGACGCCGTGCGGGTCATCGTGCTCACCCACACCGGGCCGGTGTTCTGCGCGGGCATGGATCTCAAGGAGGCCCGCGGCGCCGGTGCGGGCGCCCAGGGCGTCAACGAGTTCCCGAAGATCCTCGAGCAGCTGTGGACCAGCCCCAAACCTGTCGTGGCCAAGCTGGCGGGCCCCGCGCGGGCGGGCGGTATCGGCATGGTGGCCGCGACCGACATCGCCGTGGCCGTCCACGAAGCGACCTTCGCCTTCTCCGAGGTGCGGATCGGCGTCATTCCCGCCGTCATCTCGCTCACCGTGCTGCCGCGGCTCAACGCCCGCGCCGCGCACGAGCTCTTCCTGACCGGTGACACCTTCGACGCGAAACGCGCCGTCGAGATCGGCCTGCTGAACTCCGCGGTCCCTGCCGACGCACTCGACGACGAGGTCGCCCGCTACGTCAAGGCGCTCGCCCTCGGCGGACCGAAGGCGCTCGCGGCGACGAAGGAACTGCTCAGCAAGCCTCGCCCGGCGACACCGTCCGAAGGCTTCGAGGCCATGAACAAGCTGTCCGCCGGGTTCTTCGCGAGCGAAGAAGGCCAGGAGGGCATCACGGCCTTCGCGCAGAAGCGCAAGCCGAACTGGGTCCCGGAGGCCTAA
- a CDS encoding barstar family protein produces MSAGKEAADKAFARGAYPHLLDGTRTVDKDTTLDAIAEALSFPDYFGKNLDALYDCLTDLSWLPAGEHVLIWSGSSGLRERDPKAYLAVRSVLSDAQRALGPSGDRKDSRRLTVVLPD; encoded by the coding sequence ATGAGCGCGGGCAAGGAAGCGGCGGACAAGGCGTTCGCCCGTGGCGCGTATCCGCATCTGCTCGACGGCACGCGGACGGTCGACAAGGACACGACGCTCGATGCGATCGCGGAGGCGTTGTCGTTCCCCGATTACTTCGGGAAGAACCTCGACGCGCTCTACGACTGCCTCACCGACCTGTCGTGGCTCCCGGCAGGCGAGCACGTGTTGATCTGGTCCGGCTCCTCCGGTCTCCGAGAGCGCGATCCCAAGGCGTACCTGGCCGTCCGCAGCGTGCTTTCCGACGCGCAGCGGGCGCTGGGGCCCTCCGGTGACCGGAAGGACTCCCGGCGCCTCACTGTCGTCCTGCCGGATTAG
- a CDS encoding ribonuclease domain-containing protein, whose product MFNRRRITAALIGLIVLVLAGWFVKDGISGDDTKSAPASSSASAAPSGEGAAGQAKGKVAGAESGLPVKPLTGLPQQASDTWKLIQAGGPYPYPRNDDVTFQNREKVLPAKGSGYYREYTVKTPGSPDRGARRLVTGSGKELYYTEDHYKSFVVVDPSR is encoded by the coding sequence ATGTTCAACCGTAGGCGGATCACCGCCGCCCTGATCGGCCTGATCGTGCTGGTGCTCGCAGGCTGGTTCGTCAAGGACGGCATCAGCGGTGACGACACGAAGAGCGCTCCGGCGAGTTCGTCCGCTTCGGCCGCGCCGTCGGGTGAGGGCGCGGCGGGCCAAGCGAAGGGGAAGGTCGCGGGTGCGGAGTCCGGCCTCCCGGTCAAACCGCTCACCGGACTTCCCCAGCAGGCGTCCGACACCTGGAAACTCATCCAGGCCGGCGGGCCGTACCCGTATCCGCGCAACGACGACGTCACCTTCCAGAACCGGGAGAAGGTCTTGCCCGCCAAGGGTTCCGGCTACTACCGGGAATACACGGTCAAGACGCCGGGCAGCCCTGATCGCGGGGCCAGGCGGCTGGTGACCGGTAGCGGCAAGGAGCTGTACTACACCGAGGACCACTACAAGTCCTTCGTCGTTGTGGATCCCAGCCGATGA
- a CDS encoding quinone oxidoreductase family protein: MFAVYASEPNAEKPLDSLVIGERPEPDVPEGWVRVNVKAASLNMHDLWTLRGVGIKPEQFPMILGCDGAGTLDDGTEVVVHSVINAPGWQGDDTLDPKRTLLTEKHQGTFAEQVVVPARNVVPKPSSLTFAEAATMGTAWLTAYRMLFVKSGLRPGQTMLVQGASGGVSTALVQLGRAAGFRVWVTGRSEEKRALAESLGAHQTFESGARLPERVDAVFETVGKATWSHSVKSLKPGGIIVVSGSTSGPDAHAELQRVFFLQLRIAGSTMGTRDELNDLLAYLELTGVRPQIGAELPFAEARTGFENMLQGETSGKVVFTHSSEG, encoded by the coding sequence ATGTTCGCCGTTTACGCATCCGAACCCAACGCCGAAAAGCCGCTGGACTCGCTCGTGATCGGCGAGCGACCCGAGCCCGACGTGCCCGAAGGCTGGGTGCGGGTCAACGTCAAGGCCGCCAGCCTCAACATGCACGACCTGTGGACGTTGCGCGGCGTCGGCATCAAACCCGAGCAGTTCCCGATGATCCTGGGCTGCGACGGGGCGGGGACCCTCGACGACGGCACCGAGGTCGTCGTTCATTCGGTGATCAACGCCCCGGGCTGGCAGGGCGACGACACTCTCGACCCGAAGCGCACTCTGCTCACGGAGAAGCACCAAGGCACCTTCGCCGAGCAGGTCGTGGTTCCGGCGCGCAACGTCGTGCCGAAGCCGTCGAGCCTGACCTTCGCGGAAGCCGCGACCATGGGCACGGCGTGGCTGACGGCGTACCGGATGCTGTTCGTGAAGTCCGGGCTGCGACCGGGGCAGACGATGCTCGTGCAGGGCGCCTCCGGCGGCGTCTCGACCGCTCTCGTCCAACTGGGGCGCGCGGCCGGGTTCCGAGTCTGGGTGACCGGGCGTAGCGAGGAAAAGCGTGCGCTGGCCGAGAGTCTGGGCGCACATCAGACCTTTGAGTCCGGCGCGCGGCTGCCGGAGCGGGTCGACGCCGTCTTCGAAACCGTCGGGAAGGCGACCTGGTCGCACTCGGTGAAGTCGCTCAAACCGGGCGGGATCATCGTCGTTTCGGGCTCGACCAGCGGACCGGACGCTCACGCGGAGTTGCAGCGCGTGTTCTTTCTGCAACTGCGTATCGCGGGTTCGACCATGGGGACCAGGGACGAACTGAACGATCTCCTCGCCTACCTGGAACTCACGGGGGTCCGTCCGCAGATCGGCGCCGAACTGCCTTTCGCCGAAGCCCGGACAGGGTTTGAGAACATGCTCCAGGGGGAAACTTCCGGCAAGGTGGTCTTCACTCATTCATCGGAGGGGTAA
- a CDS encoding alpha/beta hydrolase — protein MTASQRPEPADPGGRTSTEADPIRVSFRRYAGVRTRVLEVGPQPMESIDRAPRRVLGKRATARGQVKPTAPRLVLLHGYCDSADTWRPVLELLAAAGVPAVAVDLPGFGDAQPLRPGPMLPQLDAFTAAVVKEQAVLGTVVLAGNSLGGTMSLRAAENQRLPVAGVVSIAAPGFVDSWLIRTVARYPLPLRMYSTLPLPIPGFLVRAVAEQVVPRLLYADSSAADADQVRRFTSLFPDYRSTTTRLEQARQLVEELATAYRLEEIRVPLLVVVCGKDKLVSAASGRQLHALVPHSRLMVREDWGHCPQLDDPVEISELLTYFSAGASRPSKIAARVAAEVSEDTVAG, from the coding sequence ATGACCGCATCGCAGCGGCCCGAACCGGCGGACCCCGGGGGCCGGACCAGCACCGAAGCCGACCCGATCCGCGTCTCGTTCCGGCGCTACGCCGGTGTTCGCACCAGAGTGCTCGAGGTCGGGCCGCAGCCGATGGAGTCCATCGACCGCGCACCCCGCCGGGTACTCGGCAAGCGGGCCACCGCGCGCGGACAGGTCAAGCCCACGGCGCCGAGGCTGGTGCTGCTGCACGGCTATTGCGACAGCGCCGACACCTGGCGGCCGGTGCTGGAGCTGCTCGCGGCCGCCGGCGTTCCGGCGGTCGCGGTCGATCTGCCCGGATTCGGTGACGCTCAGCCACTGCGGCCGGGCCCGATGCTCCCGCAGCTGGACGCGTTCACCGCGGCCGTGGTCAAGGAGCAGGCCGTACTCGGCACCGTCGTGCTCGCCGGCAACTCGCTCGGCGGCACGATGAGCCTCCGCGCCGCGGAGAACCAGCGGCTGCCGGTCGCGGGCGTGGTGTCGATCGCCGCGCCCGGTTTCGTGGACAGCTGGCTCATCCGCACCGTGGCCCGGTACCCGCTGCCGCTCCGGATGTACTCCACCCTGCCGCTGCCGATCCCCGGTTTTCTCGTGCGCGCCGTCGCCGAGCAGGTCGTCCCCCGGCTGCTGTACGCCGACTCCTCCGCCGCGGACGCCGACCAGGTCCGCCGGTTCACCTCGCTCTTCCCGGACTACCGGTCCACGACCACCCGGCTCGAACAGGCGAGGCAACTCGTCGAAGAGCTGGCGACCGCGTACCGGCTCGAGGAGATCCGGGTCCCGCTCCTGGTGGTCGTCTGCGGCAAGGACAAGCTGGTCAGCGCCGCCTCCGGGCGCCAGCTGCACGCGCTGGTCCCGCACAGCAGGCTGATGGTGCGGGAGGACTGGGGCCACTGCCCGCAGCTGGATGACCCGGTCGAGATCTCCGAGCTGCTGACCTACTTCTCCGCCGGCGCGTCCAGGCCGTCGAAGATCGCCGCTCGCGTGGCCGCCGAAGTGAGCGAGGACACCGTCGCCGGATAG
- a CDS encoding amino acid permease: protein MSAPRSLGSGTGIFRRKPIDQIQELSGGGGLQRTLGLRQLTAIGVGGIIGAGIFSLAGAVANKTAGPAVLISFLIAGIASAAAAFSYAEFAGLIPRAGSAYTYGYTVLGEIVGWFIGWDLLLEYTAIVAVVAIGISGYFNELLGYLNIELPTWMLGAPGTETGDVAPGSYKINLFAVLLCLLIAFILNQGMKNAARFETLLVYLKVGLVLLVIVVGVFHINTDNYSNFFPFGLSGAFTGAATVFFAVFGYDAMSTAAEESTDSQKHMPKAILYSLAISMVLYVLACLVLTGMVNYKDIDSEAAFSSAFAGLGMKWLGLIIAVGAIIGITTVLFTFLMGASRVGYSMSRDGLLPKWFSKTHPVRKVPSRMTWVLGIASAVIAGLLPIGEAAELTNIGILLAFVVVCIAVIVLRYKQPDLPRTFKTPGMPVVPIIGVVFSIWLITFLNPETWLRFAAWFVVGLIIYFAYSRRHSAMNADNGDAKQVSGDDSNA, encoded by the coding sequence ATGTCCGCACCGCGCAGCCTGGGCTCGGGAACCGGGATTTTCCGCCGTAAACCGATCGACCAGATCCAAGAACTCAGTGGGGGCGGAGGTCTCCAACGCACGCTCGGCCTGCGGCAGCTGACCGCGATCGGCGTCGGGGGCATCATCGGCGCGGGGATCTTCTCCCTGGCCGGCGCGGTCGCGAACAAAACGGCCGGACCCGCCGTGCTCATCTCGTTCCTCATCGCGGGTATCGCCAGCGCCGCCGCCGCGTTCTCCTACGCCGAGTTCGCCGGGCTGATCCCCCGCGCCGGATCGGCCTACACCTACGGCTACACCGTGCTGGGCGAGATCGTCGGCTGGTTCATCGGCTGGGACCTGCTGCTGGAGTACACCGCGATCGTGGCGGTGGTCGCGATCGGCATCTCCGGCTACTTCAATGAACTGCTGGGCTATCTCAACATCGAGCTCCCGACCTGGATGCTGGGCGCTCCGGGCACCGAAACGGGGGATGTCGCGCCGGGGTCCTACAAGATCAACCTGTTCGCCGTGCTGCTGTGCCTGTTGATCGCCTTCATCCTGAACCAGGGCATGAAGAACGCGGCCCGGTTCGAAACGCTGCTGGTCTACCTGAAGGTCGGCCTGGTCCTGCTGGTCATCGTCGTCGGCGTCTTCCACATCAACACCGACAACTACTCGAACTTCTTCCCCTTCGGCCTCAGCGGCGCCTTCACCGGCGCGGCGACCGTGTTCTTCGCGGTCTTCGGTTACGACGCCATGTCCACCGCGGCCGAGGAATCGACCGACTCCCAGAAGCACATGCCGAAGGCGATCCTCTACTCGCTCGCCATCTCGATGGTGCTCTACGTGCTGGCCTGCCTGGTCTTGACCGGGATGGTCAACTACAAGGACATCGACAGCGAGGCCGCCTTCTCCAGTGCCTTCGCCGGCCTCGGCATGAAGTGGCTCGGCCTGATCATCGCCGTCGGCGCGATCATCGGTATCACCACGGTGCTGTTCACCTTCCTCATGGGAGCGAGCCGGGTCGGCTACTCGATGAGCCGCGACGGCCTGCTGCCCAAGTGGTTCAGCAAGACCCATCCGGTGCGGAAGGTGCCGAGCCGGATGACCTGGGTGCTCGGTATCGCGTCGGCGGTCATCGCCGGGCTGCTGCCCATCGGCGAGGCCGCGGAACTGACGAACATCGGCATCCTGCTCGCGTTCGTCGTCGTCTGCATCGCGGTGATCGTGCTCCGCTACAAGCAGCCCGACCTGCCCCGCACGTTCAAGACGCCGGGCATGCCGGTCGTGCCGATCATCGGCGTCGTCTTCTCGATCTGGCTGATCACGTTCCTGAACCCGGAGACCTGGCTGCGGTTCGCGGCCTGGTTCGTCGTCGGCCTCATCATCTACTTCGCCTACAGCCGCCGTCACTCCGCGATGAACGCGGACAACGGCGACGCGAAGCAGGTCAGCGGAGACGACTCAAACGCGTAG
- a CDS encoding nitronate monooxygenase: MFEDLRFPVIAAPMAGGPTTPELVAAVTAAGGFGFLAGGYLSADALSDRIVKTAELTGEPFGVNLFVPGGAAGADLGAHIERWRAEAERHGVEPGEPRWDDDAYAAKLEVVLERKVPVVSFTFGTPSPEDVERLHANGSKVAVTVTDPGEADQAVAVGADALVVQGFEAGAHRGIFADEPGSEGGGAQYGVLSLLRLVSARTALPLVATGGLVHGADVAAVLAAGAVAAQLGTAFLRADEAGTQPAHRRALADGGRPTAFTRAFSGRPARSLVNRVVADFTATAPSAYPEVNNLTKPIRAAAGKAGDPEIMSLYAGQTYELAGSGPAASIVERLEAEAREAATRLSRLR, translated from the coding sequence GTGTTCGAAGATCTGCGTTTCCCCGTGATCGCGGCCCCGATGGCGGGCGGGCCGACCACTCCCGAGCTCGTGGCCGCGGTGACCGCGGCGGGGGGATTCGGTTTCCTGGCCGGGGGCTATCTGAGCGCCGACGCCCTCTCGGACCGGATCGTGAAGACGGCCGAGCTGACCGGCGAGCCGTTCGGCGTGAACCTCTTCGTCCCGGGCGGGGCCGCCGGAGCGGATCTCGGCGCGCACATCGAGCGCTGGCGCGCCGAGGCCGAACGTCACGGTGTCGAGCCCGGTGAGCCGCGCTGGGACGACGACGCCTATGCCGCGAAGCTCGAGGTCGTCCTGGAGCGGAAGGTGCCGGTCGTTTCGTTCACCTTCGGCACACCTTCGCCCGAGGACGTCGAACGCTTGCACGCCAACGGGAGCAAGGTGGCCGTCACCGTCACCGACCCGGGGGAAGCCGATCAGGCCGTGGCCGTCGGCGCGGACGCTCTCGTGGTCCAGGGTTTCGAGGCCGGAGCGCATCGAGGGATCTTCGCTGACGAGCCCGGATCCGAAGGCGGGGGTGCGCAGTACGGCGTCCTCAGCCTGCTTCGCCTGGTCTCGGCGCGGACGGCTTTGCCGCTCGTCGCGACGGGTGGCCTCGTGCACGGCGCCGATGTCGCGGCGGTGCTGGCGGCGGGGGCCGTCGCGGCACAGCTGGGCACCGCTTTCCTGCGGGCGGACGAGGCGGGGACGCAGCCCGCGCACCGGCGGGCGCTCGCGGACGGAGGCAGGCCGACGGCGTTCACCAGGGCGTTCAGCGGGCGTCCCGCCCGGTCGCTGGTCAACCGCGTGGTCGCGGATTTCACGGCGACGGCGCCGTCGGCGTATCCGGAGGTCAACAACCTGACCAAACCGATCCGTGCGGCGGCGGGCAAGGCGGGCGACCCCGAGATCATGTCCCTCTACGCGGGGCAGACCTATGAACTCGCGGGCTCCGGCCCGGCGGCGTCGATCGTCGAACGCCTCGAGGCCGAAGCCCGCGAAGCCGCTACGCGTTTGAGTCGTCTCCGCTGA
- a CDS encoding family 20 glycosylhydrolase, with amino-acid sequence MKTLKARLGRAFVGVALLAGATTAAAPVADAATPPLQAIVPVPVSVRAVTGSDHTLTANTKIHTQAGSAPAKAVGDYLAGILRASTGFPLPVSDAPSGTPADGISLLLSGADSRVGDQGYQLNSTSASVVLRATTAQGLFGGVQTLRQLLPGKIESSTVQQGPWTIPGADILDYPRFGYRGAMLDVARHFHPVATVKRYIDQLAQYKINNLHLHLADDQGWRIQIDSWPRLTTYGGSTQVGGGAGGYYTKAQYTEIVNYAASRFITVIPEIDMPGHTNAALASYAELNCDNTAPPLRTDTAVGYSSLCISKEITYTFVNDVIREVAALTPGPYFHLGGDEAQATSDADYRTFMNRVLPMVAAAGKQVVGWHEIGKATLPATATPQFWGTTTSSTEVSNAVARGSKVILSPANKAYLDMKYNSSTPIGLSWAGYIEVQDAYNWNPGAYLSGVPETAVRGVESPLWTETVVTPANIDYLAFPRLPAHAELGWSPWSTHDWNTFRVRLGAQAPRWQAQGLGYYKSSQVPWETGSGNPGTCSLPAWDRASVYTGGATVSHNGRKWTAQWWTQGEEPGAGGQWGVWRDNGTC; translated from the coding sequence GTGAAGACCTTGAAAGCGCGGCTGGGCCGCGCCTTCGTCGGGGTGGCGCTGCTCGCCGGCGCCACCACCGCAGCCGCCCCCGTCGCCGACGCGGCCACCCCGCCACTGCAGGCGATCGTCCCGGTCCCGGTCTCGGTGCGAGCGGTCACCGGTTCCGACCACACCCTGACCGCGAACACCAAGATCCACACCCAGGCCGGTTCGGCACCGGCCAAGGCCGTCGGTGACTATCTCGCCGGAATCCTCCGTGCCTCCACCGGCTTTCCCCTGCCCGTCTCCGACGCACCGTCGGGCACACCGGCCGACGGAATCTCACTCCTGCTGTCCGGCGCCGACTCTCGCGTCGGCGACCAGGGCTACCAGCTCAACTCGACATCCGCTTCGGTCGTCCTGCGCGCGACGACGGCGCAAGGTCTCTTCGGCGGCGTGCAGACGCTGCGGCAGCTGCTGCCGGGCAAGATCGAAAGCTCCACGGTCCAGCAAGGCCCCTGGACCATCCCGGGTGCCGACATCCTGGACTACCCGCGATTCGGCTACCGCGGCGCGATGCTCGACGTCGCCCGGCACTTCCATCCGGTCGCCACGGTCAAGCGGTACATCGACCAGCTGGCGCAGTACAAGATCAACAATCTGCACCTGCACCTCGCCGACGACCAGGGCTGGCGCATCCAGATCGACAGCTGGCCGCGACTGACCACCTACGGCGGCAGCACCCAGGTCGGCGGTGGCGCCGGCGGCTACTACACCAAGGCCCAGTACACGGAGATCGTGAACTACGCGGCCTCGCGGTTCATCACGGTCATCCCGGAGATCGACATGCCCGGGCACACCAATGCCGCCCTGGCCTCCTATGCCGAGCTGAACTGCGACAACACCGCTCCCCCGCTGCGCACCGACACCGCCGTCGGCTACAGCTCGCTCTGCATCTCGAAGGAGATCACCTACACCTTCGTCAACGACGTCATCCGCGAGGTCGCCGCGCTGACGCCCGGGCCGTACTTCCACCTTGGCGGTGACGAGGCCCAGGCCACCAGCGACGCGGACTACCGCACGTTCATGAACCGGGTGCTGCCGATGGTGGCCGCCGCCGGCAAGCAGGTCGTCGGCTGGCACGAGATCGGCAAGGCCACCTTGCCCGCCACTGCCACCCCGCAGTTCTGGGGCACGACCACGTCCAGCACAGAGGTCTCGAACGCCGTCGCCCGCGGCAGCAAGGTGATCCTGTCGCCGGCGAACAAGGCCTACCTGGACATGAAGTACAACTCCAGTACCCCGATCGGGCTCTCGTGGGCCGGCTACATCGAGGTCCAGGACGCCTACAATTGGAACCCGGGCGCCTACCTGTCCGGCGTGCCCGAAACCGCCGTCCGCGGCGTCGAATCGCCGCTGTGGACGGAAACCGTGGTCACCCCGGCGAACATCGACTACCTCGCCTTCCCCCGGCTCCCCGCGCACGCCGAGCTCGGCTGGTCGCCGTGGTCGACCCACGATTGGAACACCTTCCGAGTGCGCCTCGGCGCTCAAGCCCCGCGGTGGCAGGCACAGGGCCTCGGCTACTACAAGTCGAGTCAGGTGCCCTGGGAAACCGGATCCGGAAACCCGGGTACCTGCTCGCTCCCCGCCTGGGACCGCGCTTCGGTCTACACCGGCGGAGCGACCGTCTCCCACAACGGGCGCAAGTGGACGGCGCAGTGGTGGACGCAAGGCGAGGAACCCGGCGCAGGCGGCCAATGGGGTGTCTGGCGCGACAACGGCACCTGCTGA